The Neisseria subflava genomic interval GTTTGATAAACATGGTTGTAGGAGAGGCCGTGGCCCAACATGGCATAGCTTGCCAGCACCAGGCTGGTTTCTTTGGTATCGGAGACGGTTTCTTCCGCACCCATTTCGGTAAAGGTTTTAACGTAATCGTCATTGGTGGCGCGAACATAAACCGGCATGCTCGGATGCATAGACATGATGTTGCCGAGAACATGTTGGGTCTCGTGCATATTGTTCAGCGTGATGACCACCATTTTGGCGCGTCCCAAGCCGGCGGCTTCCAAGACTTCGCGGCGTTTGGCATCGCCAAAGGAAACCGGCTCGCCTGCGTTGCGTGCCACTTGTACGCGGGCAATGTCCAAGTCAAGGGCAAAGTAGGGGATGCCTTCTTGCGCCAATACACGGGCAACCGATTGACCGCCGCGTCCGAAACCGATAATCAGGACGTGTTCGGATTTGCTCATGGTTTCCACCAACATAGAGTGTAAGTCCAAGGCTTTCATGTCCCAGTCGGATTTAACGAAGCGGCTGACGATGGCATCGCTGCTGCCTAAAATGAATGGTGCGGCAATCATGGAGAGCAAGACGGCTGCAGTGGCCGCTTGTTCCAATTCAGGCGAAACCATATTGATTTTGCTGGAAATGGCCAGCATCACGAAGCCGAACTCGCCGCCTTGCGCCAAATAAAACGCACTTTTGAGGCTGTCGCCCACAGGGTTTTTCATGCGCAAAGCGATGATGAAGACGACCAGTGCTTTCAAGACCAACAGGATTGCCAACAAAATCAGGATTTGCTGCCAGTTGCCAATCAGCGCCTGAATATTGAGCTTCATACCGACGGTAATGAAGAAGAAGCCCAACAGGATGTCGCGGAATGGACGGATGTCGTCTTCCACTTGAATGCGGTATTCGGTTTCGGAAAGCAGCATACCGGCGACGAATGCGCCCAATGCCATAGACAGGCCTTCAAGCTCTGTCAGATAGGCCACGCCCAAAGTAACCAGCAAAACGTTGATCATGAAGAGTTCGGACGATTTGCGTTTGGCAACCAGTCTGAACCAGCGTGACATCACACGGCTGCCGACAACAAACAAAATGCCCAAGGTCAGCAACATTTTCAAACCGGCCAAGCCCAGCTCTACCCACAAGTTGCCTTCGCTGCCGCCAGCAAGTGCCGGAATCAGAATCATCAGCGGTACCACGGCAATATCTTGCATCAGCAAAACGCCCATGGCCATTTGACCATGCGGCTGACCCAGCTCGGTTTTCTCCGACAGAATGCGGCTGACGATGGCGGTGGACGACATGGTCAGTGCGCCCGCAGTGGCAAACGCCCAGTTAAACGGCGTGCCCATTGCCATCAAAATGCCCATAATCGAGAGCATGGTAATGATGACTTGCAAAACGCCCAAGCCGAATACGAGGCGGCGCATGGCTTTGAGTTTGGGTAGGGAGAATTCGAGACCGATGCTGAACATCAAGAACACAATGCCGATTTCTCCCAAATAGTCGGTGGCGTGGCTTTGTGGAATCAGTTTGAACATGCCCGGACCGGCAATAAAACCGACCAAAAGATAACCGAGCATGGAAGGAATGTTGAACTTGCGGCAGCAGATAACCGTAATGACGGAAACCAACAGGACAATGACAATGGGACCGAGGGAGAATTCGTGCATAGAGTGGGCGGCCTTTCGTTAAAAGTAGCTATTGTTATATAGGCCGTCTGAAACACGTCGAAAACCGACAGCAAAACCAAATAAAAACGCACAGAATGAACTTCATTTCTGCGATTTGATTTCCCGTATCATGCTTATTTGGACTTACTGTTTCGAGCGTTATCTAACGGATTATTAAGATTATATCAAGATAGAATGTAAAGTAGTGTTTTGATTGACAAAAAGGGCCGTCTGAAATATTCAGACGGCCTTTAAATAAACAAACGGTTTAAGGCATCAACATGCCGCCGTTGACATGAAGTGTCTGACCGGTAATGTATTTTGCCTGCTCAGAAGCCAAGAACAAGACTGCATCGGCAATATCTTGCGCTTCACCGAATTTGCCCAAAGAAGTTTGCGCTTCAAAGGTTTTGCGGGTTTCTTCCGGCAGGGCGCGGGTCATATCGGTGTCGATAAAGCCGGGGGCAACGCAGTTGACGGTAATGCCACGACTGCCGACTTCACGCGCCATAGATTTGGAGAAGCCGATTAAGCCTGCTTTTGCGGCCGCATAGTTGGTTTGACCGGCATTGCCCATCACGCCGACAACGGATGTGATGTTAATGATGCGGCCGGCACGCTGTTTCATCATGCCGCGCAATACCGCTTTGGAGGCGCGGAACACAGATTTGAGGTTGACCTGCATGATGTCGTCCCACTCTTCCTCTTTCATGCGCATCAGGAGGTTGTCGCGGGTAATGCCGGCGTTGTTGACCAGAATATCCAGCTTGCCGAATTCTTTTTCGATGTCGGCAATCAGGTTTTCGATGGTTTCAGGTTCGGCAGAATTCAATGCACGGCCTTCGCCGCCCCATTGCGCCAGACGCTCGCTAATCGCCGCCGCGCCGTTTTCGCTGGTCGCCGTGCCGATAACTTTTGCGCCGGCCGCAGCCAAAGTATCGGCAATCGCCGCACCAATACCGCGCGATGCGCCAGTTACCAAAGCGATTTTGCCGCTCAAATCTTGTGTACTCATGTTGTTTCCTTTTTGATACTATTTATAACACATGCTGTATAAATAGTAGTTAAATGTTTGGATGTCAACCACGCTATTAATTTAACGATAGTTTTCCAAATTTGGACGTAAAGTATTATCAAGGAGAATTTTATCAGTATATTTCAAGCATAAAGGGTGAAATATATCTCCTAATATATTTGTCCAAGGGATAGGGTATCCGGGGTTATTACCTAGAACGTTACCAGGATTATTCTCCAGTTGCTCAGCGTAATTATCCATTCTATTTAATAGTTCGTTGTACCATTCTTGAGTAAAAGGGGTTTGTTTGCGAAAAATATAGGCGCAATTTCCAGCTATGATACTAAAATAACATTGCATATCTTCGCCAATCTTACCTTCAACAGGTGCTAAGTCTTCTGCTTTAATCTCAGGATAGCCAATAAAATATGCATTACTACAATCTAAAGTGTCAAAAACAGGACTCCAATTGTATTGAGCAGCTTTAATATCACTATAACCTCCACCGTAATGATGCATAAAATAGCAACGTAGATAATCAGCTTTATGTACTAAGGATAAGTATTTGAATGCGTGGTGCAGTGGATACTCAGGTAAAATATATTCTGATAAATTATTTGGAGTAATCAATACCACTTCTACTCCTGAAACTAGTTTCAGAAGCTCAAAATGCGATTGACGGGATTCTGACATTGGATTGTTACCAGTCCAAAAAGTGTAAATTTTTCTAGGAACGGGATTCTTGTCAATTATGAATGTTGTTTGCTTAATAACTTTACTTAGAAAACTATCTGGATAGTTTTCTGATTTATATATATAAGGATTACTTGAAATGAAACGATAATTTGCTTGAAGCTGACGTTGTATTTTCCAAGTATGAAATATTTTTTTTAATATTCGTCTCATTAGCTACTACTCCAAGTAGGGTTGGATTTTTTGATATCTTCTAGGGTTGAACCATTTATAAAAATATTTTCTCAAAGGATTGTTATATTTTTTTCGTTTTAATTCATATTGTTTTAGTGTGTATGAAGTTAAAAGTTGTAGAAAAATCCCGTTTTCTTTGTAAAAATCATAGTGTTTGTTATAAATTTTTAGTAGGTTGTCTGAGACTTTTATATCAGAGGCTAAATTACTCACTGATGATTCGTCGAGTCGTTGTCGGTAGTAAAATAAAGGTTGATGAATTTGTTTGACTTTCCCACCATTTTTAATGATGGAAATAAACAGTTCCCAATCTTCAATAAAAGTCATGTTGCTATCAAAGCCACCCACTGCATCGTAATCTTTTTTTCGGATTAAGGCGGTAATATAGATGCAGTTCTGCAGTAAAAAGTCTGGTAAGGCAAATTTAGGTAACTTCCATGGTTCATTTCTCGCGCCAAAAAGAAAGGCATCAGTATATACAATTGCTAATTTCTTATCAGCTTCAGCTGCATCTACACATACTTTCAAATAGTCTATTCCCAAAAGATCATCTGAATCTAGACAAACAAGGTAATCGCCACGGGCATATTGAATAGCATGAATACGAGCTTTGACGCAGTAAGTATTTTCTTGTGAAAGTACTTTTAATCTAGATTCTTTTTTTGCTTCTTCATATAGAATTTCTAAGGTATTGTCGTTTGAACCATCATCAATAGCTATAATTTCAAAGTTTTGATAAGACTGGTGATAAATACTTAATAAAGTTTCCTTAATGTAATTAGCTGAGTTATGGCATGGAATAATAATGGATATAAGAGGTTGATGTTTATGCATTTTCGCCCTGTTTTTAATTTTCAGTTAAATTATAAGTTTAATTTCCATGTTAATAGAAATTTAAAAGACATTTATCCCAAAATATGATAGTAAGTTTTTGATTTTTTATATGGGCCTATCATTATGGTTTGATTTTTATATCTTCTATTGGATTTGGAAGCTTTATTTCTTTATATGGTTGAATTTGTAGTATATAACTAATCCAATTTTTAAAACTGTACTTTTGTCGAATTTTCTCATCAATATCAACGTAGGGTTTTGCTAAAAACTCATCTAGTTGTGCAAAATCATATCCATCCCAAACTAGGAAATTATTAGGGTGATAAAAATCATAGTATTTTACTTGTGTATTTGTGGTAATCAGCTTTTGTTTATTTCCTAGTGCTTCGAAAGTGCGAAAAGATAAGCCATTATGCTTATCAATAACAAAGTCAATTAATACTTTCGCATGTTGGGCACGTTTAATATTTTCCTCAAAGCTGATTGTTTTATCAATAAGTGTAATGCTCTCATCAGGGTATATTTTTCTGCCATCTGCGTATCTTTTCCAAAATATATTTATGTCAGTACTCTTATTCCTTGTTTTTGCATAGCGTCCAAAATTAGCAATTACTTTTGCTCGGGAGTCCATATGAACACCTGTGAAGTAGAAATCTACTGTTCTTTCGGGAAGGTTATCTAGCTCATAGTCAAAATAGAAATTTGTTGCAGGAAAGAGATGGTATTCCGAATAATATAAATCATTTGAATCAAAAACATAACATCTATTAAATTCATTTATTAAAGGATAAATTGAAGGAAATCGATGTAAACCGTCAAATTGATAATTAACTACACCATTTTGACTTATTTTATTAAGAAATTGAATAAAATCATTATTGTATATGTCGCCACTAATTAATAAAGCGTAGTCTAATTCGCCAATATTCTTAATTTTCTCTGTAATAATATTCTGTAATGTTGAACATTTCAAATTTTTTTTAGCAGATATATCTTTGTAAATAAATTTACTCCATTTTACTTTTAGCCAACTAGAAATAGAAGGATAACGGAAGTTTTCAAAGTCTTCTGTAATATTAATAACTTTAAAACCATGGTATTTCAAATTTTTATCAATTAGTTTATACAATCCGGATACAGTAGGCATTCCAAATAATATTGTTTTACTCATAACTATTTCTTATATTGATTAGAACTTGTTAAAGGTGTTTTCGTAATCAAGTTGCCAATAAGTTAGGCGACTTAATTCCAGTATTTACAATTTTGATATTTATATTCATTCAGGCAGGAGTCTGGCAAAGTTACTTAGTTTGAAATATGCATTAAAAACGGTTATTAAGATGAATCTTCTTGTAAATGCCTATATTTTCTGATTTAGGATTTCTTCCCCATCTTTTTTGTTGTTATTTTACTGGTTTATATTCAAGAATTAAAGACGGCCTTTTTGAGGAAGGCCGTCTAAAAACGTTTTAGTGGGCTTCGATAAATGTAGCCACTTGGTCGGCATTGGTCAATGCGCTGCACGCGGCTTCTTTATTGATGCGTTTGGCTAGGCCTGCGAGGACTTTGCCGGGTCCGCATTCGGCGGATTCGGTGATGCCTTCGGAAACAAGTGCATTGACGGTTTCTGTCCAGCGCACCGGGCTGTACAGTTGGCGTACCAAGGCATCTTTGATTTTGTCGGCATCATTGTAAGAGGCAACGTCGGCGTTATGAATGACGCGGATTTGCGGTTGTTTGATGGTGATGTCTTTCAATGCTTCGGCAAGTTTTTCCGCTGCAGGCTTCATGAGGCTGCAATGTGAGGGAACGGAAACAGGCAGCGGCAGGGCGCGTTTGGCTCCGGCTTCTTTGGCGGCGGCCATGGCGCGTTCGACTGCGGCGGTATTGCCGGCAATCACGACTTGGCCTGGGGAATTGAAGTTGACGGCTTCAACGACTTCGCCTTGTGCAGCTTCGGCACAAATGGCTTTTACTTGTTCATCTTCCAAACCCAAAATAGCGGCCATTGCGCCTACGCCTTGCGGTACGGCAGATTGCATGAGTTCGGCGCGCAGGCGAACCAGTTTGACCGCGTCTGCGAAATCCAATGCGCCGGCAGCGACGAGGGCGGTGTATTCGCCGAGGCTGTGGCCTGCAACGACTGAAGGGATTTTACCGCCGGCTTCCAAGTAGGCGCGGTAGGTGGCAATGCCGGCAGCCAGCATGATGGGCTGGGTGTTGACGGTTTGTCCGATTAATTCGGCATCTTCGCCGTTAATCATTGCCCACAGGTCTTGACCCAATACGGCGGAAGCTTCGTCAAATGTGGCTTTAACGATGGCTTGTTCGGCAAAGCCGTTCATCATGCCTAGGCTTTGTGAGCCTTGTCCGGGGAAGAAGAATGCGAAAGACATAGTAATTCCTTATTGGTTTGAATGTTTGAGGATGTCTGCCAGCAGAAGGAGGGTGGCAACAGTATTGGTTGCGGCGGTCAGCCGGAAGGTGCGGACAAATCCGGGTTTGCTGGTTTTGTGTCTGAATGCGAGGCTGCCGCAATAACCGCCCGGCCAGCCGCCAAGCAGATTAAGCAGGTGCAATTTTGCTTCGGGTATGCGTCTGCCGTGGTTACGTGCGCGCTGTTTATCTAGGTAGTAAATCAAGAAAACGTATACACTCAGTGCGAGATAGGCGATTGCCAGTTTGGGCAATATCGCAGCTGTTATGCTTAAAAACAGGCTGCTGATGCAGAGTGCAAACGTTAGGGATTTCATGGGTTTGAGCAGAATAGGCCGTCTGAAAGGGGTGTTCAGACGGCCTAACCATTAGTATTTCACCAAAACCGCACCCCAGGCAAAACCGCCGCCGATGCCTTCGAGCAAGAGGTTTTGTCCGCGTTTGATTTGGCCGTTTTTAATACCGACATCCAGTGCCAGCGGAATGGAGGCGGCGGAAGTGTTGCCGTGGTCTTGGACGGTCAAGATCACTTTGTCCATGCTCAAGCCCAAGTGTTTGGCGGTAGAGTCGATAATGCGCTTATTGGCTTGGTGCGGCACAATCCAATCGATTTGATCGGCGGTGTAACCGGCTTCTTCGATGACGTCATCTGCAATTTTTGCCAGCATTTTGACGGCAAACTTGAATACGCCGGGGCCGTCCATGCTGATGTAGGGCGAACCGCAAATCTGGCCGTTGGCGATTTGTCCAGGGGCGTTCAAAAGGTTGAGGTAGTTGCCGTCGGCTTTGAGTTTGCCGTGGATGATGCCCGGTTCGTCAGATGCGCTTAAGGCAACTGCGCCCGCACCGTCACCAAAGAGGACGCAGGTGGTGCGGTCGTTCCAATCGACGATGCGGCTGAAGGTTTCCGCGCCGATAACCAAAGCGTTTTTTGCCATGCCGCTTTTGATGTAGGCATTGGCAGTGGTCAGGGCATACATAAAACCGGCGCATACGGCTTGTACGTCGAAGGCAGGGCAGCCGTTGGCAATGCCCAATTTTTGCTGCACGATGGTTGCCGTGGAAGGGAATTGCATATCGGGAGTGGCTGTGGCGACGATAATCAGGTCGATATCGTCAGCCTGTAAATTGGCATCTGCCAAGGCGCGGCGCGCTGACTCGGCAGCCAAGTCGCTGGTTTTTTCGCTGTCGTCTGCAATATGGCGAAATTTGATACCTGTACGCGTGGTAATCCACTCGTCGGAAGTGTCCACTTTTTTGGCAAGGTCGTCATTGCTGACGCGGTTGGCAGGAAGGTAGCTGCCTGTACCGGAAATTTTGGCATATTGCATGAGAACGGCCTTTTTAGAGAGTTGATTCAGATAGTCGGGTATTGTAAGCGAAAATGGGAAAATTCCCAATATTAAGAATGAAGTCGGTGATTAAAGATAAAAACAGGCCGTCTGAACATTTTGAAGTTTCAGACGGCCTGTATATATCAGCCTTAAGCTTCCGTTGCTGGAGTAGCAGCAGCTTCCAGTTCTGCTTTGGCGGCTTCCAAAGCAGCCAACTGGGTAGCTACGCCTTGTTCGATTTGAGCGAGGCCGGCAGATTTGGCTTCGTGATAGGCTTCTTCCAAAGCATAACGGAAGCCGACTTCGTCGGTTCCGCCGTGGCTCTTAATTACAATACCGCGTAAACCAAGCAGGATGGCGCCGTTAAATTTGCGCGGATCCAATTTGCCTTTCAACCCTTTGAGCGCGGGCAGGGCGGCAATGGCGGCAAGTTTGTTGAACAGGGTGCTTTGGAATTCACGACGGATGGCACCGCTCATGAATTTAACTGCGCCTTCGATGGTTTTGAGCATAACGTTGCCGACAAATCCGTCTGCGACAATAACATCGGCTTCGCCATACAAAACGCTGTTGCTTTCGATATTGCCGATAAAGTTGAGTTTGCTGCTGCTTAACAGTTTAAAGGTTTGTTTGACGGCATCCGTACCCTTGATGTCTTCTGTGCCGACGTTCAAAAGGGCGACGCGCGGGCTGCCTTTTTCGGGGTGTAGAGCGTGTACCAGCTCGCTGCCGATGATGGCAAATTGAACCAGTTGTTCTGGCGTGCAATCGACATTTGCACCCAAATCCAAAGCCAGGGTAACGTGTTCGCTGTCGGAAGGCAGGAATTTGGCGATGGCAGGGCGCTCAATGCCGGGAATAGTCTTGAGGACGAATCGGGCGGTCGCCATCAGTGCGCCGGTATTGCCTGCCGATACGGCGGCTTGCGCATTGCCTTCTTTAACTTGGTTGATGGCGATGCGCATGGATGATTCTTTTTTGTTTTTCAGAGCGGATTGTGGCGCTTCATCCATTTCGACGACTTGCGCTGCATGGCAGACGGTAATGCGGTCCATAGGCGCGCCTGCCGAGCTTAATGCTTGGCGGACTGCTGCTTCATCTCCGACCATAATCAGATGTACGTCGGATTGCTGTTTCAGGAAATCCACTGCACCGGGGACGGTCATCGCAAGGCCTGCATCTCCGCCCATGGCATCTACGGCCAGTGTAATCATGTTGTTCTCCGGTTTGTGTGTTTCAGACGGCCTCAAACAATCGGACAAGCACACTCATCTGATTTTCAGGAAATTGAATTGAAAATCAGATGAAAAGGCTTGTTGCGACGGTTGTGCCAGATTTATTGGTTTTGCGCGGCCAATTTGTTGTGTTCGTCGATGTCCAGCGCGTCCCAAGGATAGTTGATCCACCAGTCTTCCACGGTAATGCCGCTGAAATAAGGGACACCTTCAGGAATTTTGCCGAATTTGGCTTTGATTTTTTCATGCAATACTGCCACGCCGACGGTGCCGAAATCTTCTTTCAACAATTCGTTCAGGCAGAATTCCATGGTAACGCGGCTGTCGTCCACTTCGTCAACGACCAGTACGTTTTTGCCTTTCAGGGCATCTGGAACGGGATCAAGCCATTGGACTTTTTTTACTTCCTCGGTAACTTGACCTTCGTTATCGTTGTCGTAGTAGGCTGTGGTGACGGCGTAAATCGGAATTTCCAAGAAGCAGCGCAACATGCGGGCAGGGATAAAACCGCCGCCGCCAATGGCAATCATGGCATCGTATTTGGTGCCGGAGTTTTGGATTTTTTCCGCCAATCCTTTGATTACGCGGTGGATGTCGTCGTAGGTGTACCAGATTTTACGTTTCATGGTGTGCTTCCGAAGAAGAAAATACAGGGTGCAATGCAAAAAAGCCAGTCATTGCATGGCAATATTCTGGCTTTTTCAGTCAGACGAACGGATTATTCGCCTTTGGCTTTTACCACTTTACGGCCACGGTACATACCGTTTGGAGAAATGTGGTGTGGACGATGCACTTCGCCGGTTGCGCTGTCAACAGACAGAGAAGGCGCAGTCAGAGCGTCGTGTGAACGGTGCATACCGCGTTTAGAAGGGGATTTTTTGTTTTGTTGAACGGCCATTTCAAGCTCCTAGATAAATAAACTGTGTCCTAATTAACTGCTTTTCAAACCTGCTAAAACAGCGAAGGGGTTTGGTTTGTCCCGATTGACTTCATCCAGTGTTCCAGTGTTGCCGCAGTCTTCGTGTCGAGGGGAGAAAGGGAGCGACATCAGGATTTGGTCTTCAACCAGAGTCCGCACGTCAAGCTCTTTTTCGAGTAACATGCCTTCCAATTCTTCATCGGCAAGCATGGCTTCGTCCAAACTCTCTTCATCGGCAAACAGGACGATACGGCTGGTTTCATCGAGTAGAAACGGCATGGGCGTAATGCAACGCTGGCAAATCAGGGGCATGTCGGCTTTGACGTTTAAATCGAGAAACAGACGTTGTAGCAGGTCGCGACCGCCTTGCAGCGTAAACGACACGCGTGTCTGTTTGTCGGCCGGATAATCGTGCGAACTGACTCGTTCATCCAATTCTTCGAGCAGGAAGCTGCCTTGCAGATTCTGCCCTTCGGCGGCGAAAACTTCTGGGTCAATCAAATTAGGGTATGACATAAACGGAGTATGATATAATTTCGGCAGTCTAACGTCAATGTTTTTAAGTAAAAATATGGAAGTAAAACTGCCTTTGGTTTTAGGGTCGAGTTCGGTTTTTCGCTGTGGACAGCTTCGCCGTTTGGGTATCGATTTTCAGACGGCATCGCCTGATTTTGACGAAACGCCTATTGCGGGCGAGCATGCTGGCGAGACGGCGCTGCGTTTGGCTGAAGGCAAAGCCCGTTCATTGGCGGCAACTTTTCCTGCTGCGCTTATTATCGGCGCAGACCAAGTCGCATGGTGTGAAGGACGGCAGTTGGGTAAGCCGATGAACGTCGCAAATGCACAACAGATGCTGGCGGACTTAAGCGGAAAACGGATTGAATTTTACAGCGCAATCGTGCTTTTGAATACTGCTACGGGCAAGGTTCAGCATCATGTCGATCATACGGTGGTTACCATGCGCCGGTTGACGCAGGAACAAATCAGCCGATATTTGGAACGTGAGCCGGATGCGGTTTATTGTGCCGGTGCGACGAAGAGCGAGGGTTTGGGCGCTGCTTTGTTGGAGCAGATTGAAAGTACGGACCCGAATGCTTTGATCGGCCTTCCGATTTTCCGTCTGATTGATTTTTTGAAAAACGAAGGTGTGGAAGTTTTATAGTTTGGGGCCGTCTGAATGTGTTCAGACGGCCTGAGATTTTTTGGAGTTGCAAGAATGAAACCGATTTTGTATTTGATTCCTACCCCTTTGGGTGCGCCTGATACGCCATGCCTGTTGCCGCATGAACAACAGGCGATTGTCGGGCTGACGGATTTTGTTGTGGAAGCGGAAAAAACAGCGCGCGCGCATTTGAAGCATTTGGGTGTGACTACGCCTATCCGCGAACTGAATTTGCAAACGTTGAATGAACACACGGATTTGAAGACTTTGCCGGAACTGCTGAAACCTTTGCAAGAAGGGCGCAGTATGGGCATTGTCAGCGAGGCAGGTTGTCCGGCTGTTGCCGATCCTGGGGCGAATTTAGTGGCGTTGGCGCATAAACACGGTTTTGAAGTACGGCCTTTAGTTGGGCCATCCAGCTTGTTGCTGGCGCTGATGGCTTCGGGTGCGAATGGGCAGAACTTTGCGTTTAAGGGTTATCTACCGTCTGAAAAAAATGAGCGGATTCAGAGTTTGAAGGTTTTGGAGCAACGTTCGCGCCAGCAGAATGAAACGCAGCTGTTTATCGAAACGCCGTATCGCAACGATGCGTTGTTGGCTGATGCGGTGGAAAACCTGCACACTGAAACGCGTTTGTGTGTGGCTACGGACTTGACCTTGCCGACACAGGAAATCATCAGCCAGACGATTGCGCAGTGGCGAAAAAGAAAAGAAATGCTAAATTTGAAAAAACGCCCGACGATTTTTGTGTTGCATGCCG includes:
- a CDS encoding monovalent cation:proton antiporter family protein, which gives rise to MHEFSLGPIVIVLLVSVITVICCRKFNIPSMLGYLLVGFIAGPGMFKLIPQSHATDYLGEIGIVFLMFSIGLEFSLPKLKAMRRLVFGLGVLQVIITMLSIMGILMAMGTPFNWAFATAGALTMSSTAIVSRILSEKTELGQPHGQMAMGVLLMQDIAVVPLMILIPALAGGSEGNLWVELGLAGLKMLLTLGILFVVGSRVMSRWFRLVAKRKSSELFMINVLLVTLGVAYLTELEGLSMALGAFVAGMLLSETEYRIQVEDDIRPFRDILLGFFFITVGMKLNIQALIGNWQQILILLAILLVLKALVVFIIALRMKNPVGDSLKSAFYLAQGGEFGFVMLAISSKINMVSPELEQAATAAVLLSMIAAPFILGSSDAIVSRFVKSDWDMKALDLHSMLVETMSKSEHVLIIGFGRGGQSVARVLAQEGIPYFALDLDIARVQVARNAGEPVSFGDAKRREVLEAAGLGRAKMVVITLNNMHETQHVLGNIMSMHPSMPVYVRATNDDYVKTFTEMGAEETVSDTKETSLVLASYAMLGHGLSYNHVYQTITHIRHSRYASLQDLFVGSDDDSFSDEDSKAVCRHAFPLQGEAYAIGKTIRELPLAAHYLKLLFIRRNTGKIQDLDPDFVLETGDILVVAGKQEEIISFENWCLQGDI
- the fabG gene encoding 3-oxoacyl-ACP reductase FabG is translated as MSTQDLSGKIALVTGASRGIGAAIADTLAAAGAKVIGTATSENGAAAISERLAQWGGEGRALNSAEPETIENLIADIEKEFGKLDILVNNAGITRDNLLMRMKEEEWDDIMQVNLKSVFRASKAVLRGMMKQRAGRIINITSVVGVMGNAGQTNYAAAKAGLIGFSKSMAREVGSRGITVNCVAPGFIDTDMTRALPEETRKTFEAQTSLGKFGEAQDIADAVLFLASEQAKYITGQTLHVNGGMLMP
- a CDS encoding capsular polysaccharide synthesis protein; the protein is MRRILKKIFHTWKIQRQLQANYRFISSNPYIYKSENYPDSFLSKVIKQTTFIIDKNPVPRKIYTFWTGNNPMSESRQSHFELLKLVSGVEVVLITPNNLSEYILPEYPLHHAFKYLSLVHKADYLRCYFMHHYGGGYSDIKAAQYNWSPVFDTLDCSNAYFIGYPEIKAEDLAPVEGKIGEDMQCYFSIIAGNCAYIFRKQTPFTQEWYNELLNRMDNYAEQLENNPGNVLGNNPGYPIPWTNILGDIFHPLCLKYTDKILLDNTLRPNLENYR
- a CDS encoding glycosyltransferase family 2 protein; translated protein: MHKHQPLISIIIPCHNSANYIKETLLSIYHQSYQNFEIIAIDDGSNDNTLEILYEEAKKESRLKVLSQENTYCVKARIHAIQYARGDYLVCLDSDDLLGIDYLKVCVDAAEADKKLAIVYTDAFLFGARNEPWKLPKFALPDFLLQNCIYITALIRKKDYDAVGGFDSNMTFIEDWELFISIIKNGGKVKQIHQPLFYYRQRLDESSVSNLASDIKVSDNLLKIYNKHYDFYKENGIFLQLLTSYTLKQYELKRKKYNNPLRKYFYKWFNPRRYQKIQPYLE
- the fabD gene encoding ACP S-malonyltransferase; this encodes MSFAFFFPGQGSQSLGMMNGFAEQAIVKATFDEASAVLGQDLWAMINGEDAELIGQTVNTQPIMLAAGIATYRAYLEAGGKIPSVVAGHSLGEYTALVAAGALDFADAVKLVRLRAELMQSAVPQGVGAMAAILGLEDEQVKAICAEAAQGEVVEAVNFNSPGQVVIAGNTAAVERAMAAAKEAGAKRALPLPVSVPSHCSLMKPAAEKLAEALKDITIKQPQIRVIHNADVASYNDADKIKDALVRQLYSPVRWTETVNALVSEGITESAECGPGKVLAGLAKRINKEAACSALTNADQVATFIEAH
- a CDS encoding DUF1294 domain-containing protein → MKSLTFALCISSLFLSITAAILPKLAIAYLALSVYVFLIYYLDKQRARNHGRRIPEAKLHLLNLLGGWPGGYCGSLAFRHKTSKPGFVRTFRLTAATNTVATLLLLADILKHSNQ
- a CDS encoding beta-ketoacyl-ACP synthase III is translated as MQYAKISGTGSYLPANRVSNDDLAKKVDTSDEWITTRTGIKFRHIADDSEKTSDLAAESARRALADANLQADDIDLIIVATATPDMQFPSTATIVQQKLGIANGCPAFDVQAVCAGFMYALTTANAYIKSGMAKNALVIGAETFSRIVDWNDRTTCVLFGDGAGAVALSASDEPGIIHGKLKADGNYLNLLNAPGQIANGQICGSPYISMDGPGVFKFAVKMLAKIADDVIEEAGYTADQIDWIVPHQANKRIIDSTAKHLGLSMDKVILTVQDHGNTSAASIPLALDVGIKNGQIKRGQNLLLEGIGGGFAWGAVLVKY
- the plsX gene encoding phosphate acyltransferase PlsX; the encoded protein is MITLAVDAMGGDAGLAMTVPGAVDFLKQQSDVHLIMVGDEAAVRQALSSAGAPMDRITVCHAAQVVEMDEAPQSALKNKKESSMRIAINQVKEGNAQAAVSAGNTGALMATARFVLKTIPGIERPAIAKFLPSDSEHVTLALDLGANVDCTPEQLVQFAIIGSELVHALHPEKGSPRVALLNVGTEDIKGTDAVKQTFKLLSSSKLNFIGNIESNSVLYGEADVIVADGFVGNVMLKTIEGAVKFMSGAIRREFQSTLFNKLAAIAALPALKGLKGKLDPRKFNGAILLGLRGIVIKSHGGTDEVGFRYALEEAYHEAKSAGLAQIEQGVATQLAALEAAKAELEAAATPATEA
- a CDS encoding phosphoribosyltransferase, which encodes MKRKIWYTYDDIHRVIKGLAEKIQNSGTKYDAMIAIGGGGFIPARMLRCFLEIPIYAVTTAYYDNDNEGQVTEEVKKVQWLDPVPDALKGKNVLVVDEVDDSRVTMEFCLNELLKEDFGTVGVAVLHEKIKAKFGKIPEGVPYFSGITVEDWWINYPWDALDIDEHNKLAAQNQ
- the rpmF gene encoding 50S ribosomal protein L32, with translation MAVQQNKKSPSKRGMHRSHDALTAPSLSVDSATGEVHRPHHISPNGMYRGRKVVKAKGE
- a CDS encoding YceD family protein, translating into MSYPNLIDPEVFAAEGQNLQGSFLLEELDERVSSHDYPADKQTRVSFTLQGGRDLLQRLFLDLNVKADMPLICQRCITPMPFLLDETSRIVLFADEESLDEAMLADEELEGMLLEKELDVRTLVEDQILMSLPFSPRHEDCGNTGTLDEVNRDKPNPFAVLAGLKSS